In the Malaclemys terrapin pileata isolate rMalTer1 chromosome 12, rMalTer1.hap1, whole genome shotgun sequence genome, one interval contains:
- the LOC128845940 gene encoding olfactory receptor 10A7-like: protein MEDSKWGNQTGVTEFILLGFGNLPELQVLLFLLFLVIYIVTMAGNILIVVLVVADQHLHTPMYFFLGNLSCLETCYTSNILPMLLASLLTGDRTISVAGCIVQLYCFACLVATECCLLAVMSYDRYLAICKPLHYAALMNDQFSLQLAVGSWLSGFTVSTNTACWMSQMIFCGPNEIDHFFCDYIALLKLSCSDTSKMVLVIFLLSFIMILLPFLLTLTSYVCIISTILRIPSTTGRQKAFSTCSSHLIMVTIFYGTLIIVYMLPDTAEL, encoded by the coding sequence ATGGAAGACTCCAAATGGGGAAATCAAACAGGCgtcacagaattcatcctcctgggatttgggaatctccctgaaCTGCAGgtccttctcttcctgctgtttctagTGATCTACATTGTGACCATGGCTGGGAACATCCTCATCGTTGtgctagttgtggctgatcagcatcttcacacccccatgtatttcttcctggggaacttgtcctgcttggagacctgctacacctcaaACATCCTGCCCATGttgctggccagtctcctgactggggacagaaccatttctgtTGCGGGCTGTATTGTACAACTGTATTGCTTTGCTTGTCTGGTAGCTACAGAATGTTGTCTCCTAGCagtgatgtcttatgatcggtatttagccATATGCAAACCCCTGCATTATGCAGCCCTTATGAATGATCAGTTTTCCCTCCAGCTAGCAGTTGGGTCTTGGCTAAGTGGCTTTACAGTCAGTACCAACACAGCATGTTGGATGTCACAAATGATTTTCTGTGGGcccaatgaaattgaccatttcttttgtgattaCATCGCATTGCTCAAATTGTCCTGCAGTGACACCAGCAAGATGGTTCTTGTGATCTTCCTTCTCTCCTTCATAATGATTCTTCTTCCATTTCTCTTAACCCTGACATCTTACGTGTGTATCATCAGCACCATCTtgagaatcccttccaccacGGGAAGGCAAAAGGCTTTTTCCAcatgctcctctcacctcatcaTGGTCACAATTTTCTATGGGACCCTAATCATTGTGTACATGCTCCCAGACACTGCTGAATTGTGA